The Saccopteryx leptura isolate mSacLep1 chromosome 2, mSacLep1_pri_phased_curated, whole genome shotgun sequence genome has a window encoding:
- the RTN4RL1 gene encoding reticulon-4 receptor-like 1, with translation MFRKGCCVELLLLLLLLAGQLPLGSGCPRDCVCYPAPMTVSCQAHNFAAIPEGIPEDSERIFLQNNRITLLQQGHFSPAIVTLWIYSNNITFIDPNTFEGFVHLEELDLGDNRQLRTLAPETFQGLVKLHALYLYKCRLSALPAGIFGGLHSLQYLYLQDNHIEYLQDDIFVDLVNLSHLFLHGNKLWSLGQDTFRGLVNLDRLLLHENQLQWVHHKAFHDLRRLTTLFLFNNSLSELQGDCLAPLGALEFLRLNGNSWDCGCRARSLWEWLRRFRGSSSAVPCVSPEQRQGQDLKLLSAEDFRNCTGPASPHQIKSHTLTTTDRAARKEHHPARGPTRDNGHPHGHLPGSRTGSRKPGKNCTNHRNRNQVSKAGTGKQAHELQDYAPDYQHKFSFDIMPTVRPKRKGKCARRTPIRAPSGVQQASSSHSLGASVLAWILGLAVTLR, from the coding sequence GGTGCTGTgtggagctgctgctgctgctgctgctgctggctgggCAGCTGCCCCTGGGCAGCGGCTGCCCGCGGGACTGTGTGTGCTACCCAGCACCCATGACAGTCAGCTGCCAGGCGCACAACTTCGCAGCCATCCCCGAGGGCATCCCGGAGGACAGCGAGCGCATCTTCCTGCAGAACAACCGCATCACCCTCCTCCAGCAGGGACACTTCAGCCCCGCTATCGTCACCCTGTGGATCTACTCCAACAACATCACCTTCATCGACCCCAACACCTTCGAGGGCTTTGTGCACCTGGAGGAACTGGACCTCGGTGACAACCGGCAGCTGCGGACGCTGGCGCCGGAGACCTTCCAGGGCCTGGTGAAGCTGCACGCCCTCTACCTCTATAAGTGCAGGCTCAGCGCCCTGCCCGCGGGCATCTTCGGCGGCCTACACAGCCTGCAGTACCTCTACCTGCAGGACAACCACATTGAGTACCTGCAGGATGACATCTTTGTAGACCTGGTCAACCTCAGCCACCTGTTTCTCCATGGCAACAAGCTGTGGAGTCTGGGCCAGGACACCTTCCGGGGGCTGGTGAACCTGGACCGGCTGCTGCTGCATGAGAACCAGCTGCAGTGGGTCCACCACAAGGCTTTTCACGACCTCCGCCGGCTCACCACCCTCTTCCTCTTTAACAACAGCCTCTCTGAGCTGCAGGGCGACTGCCTGGCACCCCTGGGGGCCCTGGAGTTCCTCCGCCTCAACGGGAACTCCTGGGACTGTGGTTGCCGGGCCCGGTCCCTGTGGGAATGGCTTCGGAGGTTCCGTGGCTCCAGCTCCGCTGTCCCTTGCGTGTCCCCAGAGCAGCGGCAGGGCCAGGACCTGAAGCTGCTGAGTGCTGAGGACTTCCGGAATTGCACCGGGCCAGCATCCCCGCACCAGATCAAGTCACACACGCTTACCACCACCGACAGGGCCGCCCGAAAGGAACATCACCCAGCCCGTGGCCCCACCAGGGACAATGGCCACCCACATGGCCATCTGCCTGGCTCCCGGACGGGCTCTAGAAAGCCAGGCAAGAACTGCACCAACCACAGGAATCGCAACCAGGTCTCCAAGGCAGGCACTGGGAAGCAGGCCCACGAGCTGCAGGACTACGCCCCTGACTACCAGCACAAGTTCAGCTTTGACATCATGCCCACAGTGCGGCCCAAGAGGAAGGGCAAGTGTGCCCGCAGGACCCCCATCCGAGCCCCCAGCGGGGTGCAGCAAGCTTCCTCCAGCCATTCTCTGGGGGCTTCCGTGCTGGCCTGGATACTGGGGCTGGCGGTCACTCTCCGCTGA